GCCATGTTAACTATTTAGCACTGGGGTGTGGTGAGATTTCCAATTGCAATCCCAACCCCAGAAActccttagaaagaaagaaatctaaaaaagtcTTCCTTCTGGAGTGTACATGCCAATGTTTCAAATTGTTGCAGCAGATCATTTCAATGATGTTTTGAGGCAAGTGACAAATGCATGATGGGTGCTTTGCTTTTGGTAAGTCCTGTGGGTAGTTAGATGACTAACTATCTGGTTACTTCATTGCATGTTTGAAATCACCCTTGGAAAAGAAAGCTAGTTCAGGTTCACATGTATTTCCTCACTAACCAGCAGGCGTTGGAAGGTTTCTAAGGTAACTGCCGGTGTTCTAGACATGAGGGGCCGAATGGGGACACTTCCATTTAACAGGTTGAGATTGGACTGTGCAGGTTGCCAAAGTAACAGCTTCCTGTGCTACCTAGGAGATGTGGGGAACTGACAGGAGACCAAAAGCCTTTACAGCACTCGTTGCCGTGTGATTTTAGGCTAGAAGTATTTGGCAAGGAAAGGTTGGCTGGTAAGTATGAGGAGGGGAGTAAGCGAGCCAGCTCTTTAGCTCCTGGTGGAGCCAGGAAAACAGAAGTGCTGGCTCAGTCAGAGTTCCCTGTCTTCGTTCAGAAAAGCAGTCATTTTGCTTGACTCACATTGAGCCCTGGGCATGGCGGGAGTTGTCTCTAAACAGAAGATTGCCAGCACAAGAGGCAGCATAATTCATATTTGTTCCAGACTCAGGAATTCAAAAAGCCTTCTCACGGCTACTCGCTCCTCCCAGGCACACATACAATCTCCAAGGTGGAATTATCATCATGATGGccactttccagatgaggaaactgaggttaaggGACTTGATCAAGGTCACACAACNNNNNNNNNNNNNNNNNNNNNNNNNNNNNNNNNNNNNNNNNNNNNNNNNNNNNNNNNNNNNNNNNNNNNNNNNNNNNNNNNNNNNNNNNNNNNNNNNNNNTGGGTGCCTTCCATCACTTGTGAAAGTCCAGCCTGTAGTGAGTACAAACACCCCCCAACCCACCCACCTTTTCCTTGCCCTGACTCTCCCTTCTCCACCCTTGGCACCTGACTGAcactcatctcttgtgtctgcagAAACACACACCACCTTCAATCCTCAAAATTCTTCCAGCTTCAGGAAAGCAGGCCAGCCTGTCACCATCTTCTATGAATCTGGGCTAATTCAGGGATTTCTTGGCTCTGATACCGTTCGGGTAATGTGGAAATAAAAGCTGAGTCAGGACTGACTATAGAGTGACCACTGCTTTCAAAACAGATACAGGACCAGCTGGCAGGACCGTCCTACCCTAACTCCCATAGACATTGGCTATCATACCCACAGGATCCTGTCCCTGGGAAGACGTCTCCATAGTGACACACAAACAAATGGATTAGCTAACCCAGAGAGAGGCTTGGGCTGTGGACTtgcagctcctctgcccatgagcaGCTCAGGGTTCATTTTGATGGGAGCCagaagagggggagagaaagCACCGGCTTTTATATTCTCAGACTGTGCCGGGCACTGCCGTGGTAATAACTTTCTTAAAGCTGCAACAACCCCACACAGCAGATGCATTGATTAGCTAAtgatacagatgaggaaactgaggtgcagacagCAAGAGCCTTGCTGAGGTCACACCTGTGGTAAGCGGTGGAGCTGGGCTGGCTTGTCAGGACCGAAGCTGATGGTGGGTatttggggaaaggaaaaaactgaTCGGGGAACCCTGGGTGAAGTCAGGAATTTCAGATATCCAGTGCGGATAAGCAGGAGGCCAGAGATGTAGGGGGGCCTGATAAGTGTGTTCTCAAAGTATGGGGCCTTTGGAAGTCTAATAAAACCTATGGCCTTCCTCCCCCAAAGTACCTGAGTAGTTCGCCTCTCtctcttattctctctctctgatacactctcacacaaacacacagataccCCCAAAAgggtatttcccaggcaggaatttCATAAGAACCCTGCCAGAAACATTGTATAATGGACTTCAGTATTTCTGGCCAGATGCAGAATCCAAAATATGTTACCATCAATCCAGTCCATTTCTGTCATCATTTCATAGAGACGCCAGAGAATGCTCTCTTGCTCTTTACTCATTTTGTCCATAAGGGGGCACCATTGGGTCCTGGCGGGACTTTGGCTGTCCCACTGGTACAGAAGCCTTGAGGCCAATTTGACTCATTCAGAAGGTGTTTTTGAGAGGGGCAGAAGTTTTAAAATCCATGGACCCACATAAATGGAACCCAAATTCCCCTCCCTGCTCGGTCTAACCATCTGAGGTCTACCAAGGACACAGAAAGGCCTCAGTTCTCTGCAGAGCTAATGGCATTTCTTCCTCAGCCCAAGCCTAGACCCACTTAACAAACGTTTATGTGAGAGCACTCTTCTCGCCCACAGATCGGGAACTTCGTTAGCCTTAATCAGTCGTTTGGCCTAAGCGTGGTGGAATTCAGGTTTGATGGTGTGCCCTTTGATGGCGTCCTGGGCTTGGCCTTCCCCTCCATCAGCATCACAGGTGCCATCCCCATCTTTGACAACTTGTGGTCCCAAGGTGCCTTTTCTGAGCCTGTCTTTGCCTTCTACTTGAGCAAGTAAGTCTGAGCTGGAAAATCCCTCTCTCCAAATTAGTTGTCAAATCCTTTCAGTTGTATGAAAATGATGCAACAATTGATACAGAAGTATCCTGAGAGATAGACTAACCCAGGATAACTATGGCCCCAGGTCCCCACCTGGCTTCACCActggcttttataaataaagtattATTGGAAAACAACCATGCTCCTGGGTGCAAGAGCCAGGGCTTGGTGTAGGGGTTGAGTGAAAAGGAAGACTAATGCAAGGTGTCAGGATACGAGTTGGAAGAAAAGGCAACAGGATATGCTGATGAATTTGacatggaaggaaagagagggatgGTGGAAATCTTTCCTTCCTCACTAACATTTCACTGAGCACCCAGGACCAGCTACACAATTTGCAGGAGCCAGTGCAAAAAGAAAGTGTGGGATCCAAAACAAAAGTGTGGGACTCCATTTTGAACAAGTATTGGGAATTTCAAGACAACGAGAGCAGAGGTGGGGGCCCTGCTGTGTGTGGGGCCCAAAGGACAGCACAGGTCACAGGTCAGTGAAGCCAACCCTGTGTGACTTGAAGCCACACCCTTAGTGCTTCAGGCCTTGATGTTTCTGAAAAAATACAGGCTGGACAAGGGGGAAGCCAAAACCCTTCAGCACACTGTCCTCTGAGGGTATCTCTGAGCACTGAGGTCACAGGAGGTCCAGGGCCTCTTCTGAAGACTGAGTGGGTGGAACCCGGCCAGGTGGCCCAGCTCCTCTGTGCCACTCATTAGCCAGCAACCGACCTTGGTCTGGTTCTCAATTGCTCCTAGCCTTGATTTCTGCATATGTAGATGGGGATCTTATTAGGGCCTTGATGGGTGGATAAGCACAGCTCTCAGACAGTGCTGTTGTTACTGTCCTCTAAGGatcccccttccttctctctgcagAAGCAAGCCAGAAGGCAGTGTGGTGATGTTTGGTGGGGTGGACCACCGCTACTACAAGGGAGAGCTCAACTGGGTACCAGTGTCCCAAACTCGCCGCTGGCAGATAAGCATGAACCGGTAAGCCTCTCCTTCTGAAGGTCATCCCAAATGATGCTCCCCTATCTGTACACagacacaggcagacacacaAATGCACTCCCAGACACACAGTCAACAGGCATACACACCACCCACaaggacacagacagacacacagacactcatGCAAAGATACAATAGGCACAGATAAACATGCATACACAGCTAGAGACACAAGTACACACAGAGCCACgtattaacacacacataaacaaacacagaaacacataGACCCACAAACCACACATGGGTTCATAATCAGCCCAGGCCTGCTGACCAGGTCTCTGAACAGGGTCCCTCACAGGGTCCAAAGAGGCCTGTGCAGCTGCGGGAGGACTGCACCCCTGAGTGTGAGGTGGGAGGCATAGTTATAGGACTTTACAGTGTGGTGAAAAGAGGATCAGGAAGAATTTCCTCAGCCTGAACAGAACTGTGATAAGATGACCAACTGTCCAGGGCAACAAGGGACCAAGGAATTTCTCAGTACAGAGAAATGTCAGTTTAAAAACAGGGAAAGTCCTGAAGAAATGGGGAAAACTGGTCTCCTTAGGGAGAAGCTAGCCAGCAGTGGAGACAGGGTGGCCACAGTCTTGGGACCTGAAAGCCACTCATAAAAAGAGACACCCCACGTCCCAAGGCACACAGTGGGGCAGGAGCTCTAAGTGAGAGAATCGGGAAGGTGGGATCCAGGAGTGGATTGAGAACAAGAGGCAATAATTGATGAGATTCTGTGTTCTACCCTCAGATAAAATCTTACCTGTCCTTTGAGGTTCTGTGTCTAGTCAGGTATTGGCTGATTAGGGTCTCAGTGTCTGAACCCAGGGAGGGGGTGCTGCTCAGAGACACCTCTCCCAGGGCAGCCGGTCTCTCCCACCCCTATGAGAATCTGCTGCCGCAGGAACCTCCATCTTCACTGTGTGTTTGACCCATTGTTGGTGAGACATCAGATATACCTGTCTGGATGGTCTCCATTCATTATTTTCACAGTCTTCTTTCACTCATTCCACAAACAAGCATTGTGCAtccactgtatgccaggcactttaGGGACGTGATGAGAATAAATCTCGCCCTCACATCTAAGAAAGCAAATTGCAAGAAATGACACATACACATAGTGAATTGTCAGTTTGGTACACGCTAGACATGAGCAAGGGTCTACAGAGAGTGACCAAGACAGGAGACTGATACACACCAGGGGAAAGACTTCCCTGAAACCATGACAGTTAAGCTGGAATCTGGAAGATGAGGAGAAATTAGCTAGTCAGAGGGGAGGGTGCTCTTCTAGGAAGGAAGACCAGCTTGTGTCAAGGTACAAAAGAGCCTGGTGTATTCAAGTACTGCTCAAGGATATCAAGAAAGGTGCTGtgatcagagaaaaagaaaaagtcagggCAAGAGATGAAGCTCTGTTCAGGAAACAGTCAGGGAGGGGGCAGCTGTGAGGGAGGGAGCTCACAGTTTCCTCAAGGAGGGAACGTTCTGCATGACCCTGATGCCCGCTTTGTCCTACTGTCTCTCAGCACCACCATGAACGGGAATGTTGTTGCTTGTTCTCGTGGATGTCAGGCCTTTGTGGACACCGGATCAACATTGATCTATGGCTCAACAGAAATGGTCACCAACATCCACAAACTCATGAACGCCAGGCCCGAGGGTTCTGAGGTGAAGGGTCATGCCACAGGGTCACTCCCAGTCTCCCCACATAATAAGGATCCTCTGGGCCaacctctctccttctctctaaCAGTATGTGGTTTCATGTGATGCAGTCAACACCCTGCCTCCTGTCATCTTCAACATCAATGGCATCGACTATCCACTGCCCCCTGAAGCCTACATCATCAAGGTGAGCGGCCACCCCTGAGGGCTTGTTCTCTAAACTGGGGTTTGCAGGAACCCTTGGGCTACTGCTGGGAGGAGGGCACCCTCTGCAGTCCAAGCCACACCATTGCAGATGCCGCTGAGCCCCTCTGGCTGGGCCAGCATCTCCCACAAAATCAACCGCTTGAGAGTGGAGGACGGTCTGGGATATCCATCCTCCTGAAATAAATGTGGAGACACCACTCCATGCTGGCATGGTGGGAGTCACAGGGAGAGGGGAACACTAAGGTCTTCTGCCCTCATAGATGTTCAGTTCAACTAGAGCCCTCAGATGCAGGAACACGGAAAGTCAGCTCTAGTGATCCCTAAAATAGGACATGTGACGAGGGGGCTTGGCTGGTGGCGGTGCTGTGTACTGTCCCACCATAATGATTAACAGTCTCCCTTTCCTTCTTGAAATTTTCCCGGTTACAATAAATTACATGGCTACCTTAGACGTTGACTGCAACTTCCCCTTGCTAAGCCCCAGTTCCCCCTCTGTGAGTCGGGCTGCCCGACCCTTCTGTGGGGAGGTTGGATGCTAAGGTGAATAAAGGGCACACAGTGCCTGCTCAGACCTGACACAGGGTGGAGGCTTCACGCCAGCTCCCTCTGGGAGTTCAGAGCAGGCTGTCGGGCTCAAAGACGGCTGTGAGGAAGAGAGGGAATTGCAGTAATTCTAACACCCCTGATTCATGGCTCCATAGGGAGGCCTGCTTGGGTCTAGGCAAATCTGCCCtggattccatgcaaatggaaacccaCGGTGCTCTGCAAAGGGACCCTGGGGACTTATTAGGGGTGATGAGGGCTATGAACCGACCAGTGGGGATGGAGACCTGAATAAGTCACCCAGCCAAGCCTGGACTGGCTGAAGGGTGAGTGTTGGTCCAAACATGCTTCTCAGAGGGCCTGAGCGACGTCTTAAAGAATGTGTTGTGAGCACTgctttgaatatatttaacaGGCATAACCAACAgggagctactgtatagcacagggaactctgctgaatgCAAGGtccagcctggatggaagggctGTCTTTGGGAcaaggatacatgtgtatgtatgactgaggccctttactgtccacctgaaactcagcatgttgttaatcagctatactccaaagcaaaattaaaagttaataaaaaaaaaaaaagaacaggtttTGGGGACACAGGAGAAGAACAGGCATTCTCTGCAGAGAAAATGAGGAGCAGGAGtcagaatgaaagaaacagagagtGTCAGGGGAACCGGGGACGCTCTTGTTCTTTTCTGGAAAACAGTATTGCAGTATGGCTGATCGGTGTTGCTTAAGTTCTGCTGCACAGATAAGCGCTTTAGCTGTACATATGcaaatatacacattctttttcgttagttaatcaataaatattgaatatagttccttgcgCTATAAGTAGGACGTTGTGGCTTATCATGCCTCTGTATATTACTTTGCATCTGAtcattccaaactcccaatcctcccctccccacactcctGCCATATGGCAACCACACGTCTTGgccctttttgtttttggatgAACCCTCATATCCCAAGGTGCTGAGAAAATCACCCGATACATACCAAAAGAGGGAAATGAAACCAAGAAGTGTGCTGGGACTGGATATTGAGGAGGGGGTTGCAGGTAAGCTCACAGGCTGACTGGTGTGTGTCTCTAACTCTCCCAGGAAAAAAACTCCTGCCTTAGCGCCTTTCATGGAGGTCTAGAAGCTGTCTTTTCAGACATCTGGCTCCTGGGTGACATCTTTCTGAGGCAATACTTCTCAGTTTTTGATCGAAAAAATGAAAGGATTGGTCTGGCTCTGGCAGTGTAAACGCTTGGACTGGTTCAGGAATCAGTCAGGCCTCTCCCAAGACACACTCGCTCACACTAAGGCACTCCTGCCCAGCGATGCTGGTGAACTGTTTGGTGCTCTGCAAACCCTATTCTCAGTAATGAATAAAATGTTTCACTCTTAATGGTGCTAAAACAAATGGGTGCCTCTTTTTGGGTCTGGGAGCTGCATCATAATCAGGCAGGATCTAGAACCAAGTCTGAACCACTATCGAGAGGAGCTCAACTCCTGCTGGTTTCAGGGAAATGGGAGACTTTTCGGAAGAACACTGGAGATCCTGTACATAGGAACCAGAGCAGGTAGAAAGATCTCAATGACTGGACCCAAAAAATCAGAAGTCATCAGTTCTCTCTCACCCTcgctccttcccctctctcttctttGATTGTCTTAGCCTGACAGCTTTCTTCCTTAAGGCTTCTACACCTACTGAGGGAGACCAGGGCTACCTGCCCTAGGGTTTTATATCCCTAAGGCACCTAACCCATAAGGGAAGTAGCTCAGAGACTTGAGGGTTCAAGGGAGAGCTCTGACTAGTCCACCTCAGATGACATATTTGTATGGTATTtcccattttcttgaagagatgtcttgTCTTTGCaacctattgttttcctctatttcttgcactgttcacttaagaaggctttcttatctctccttgctgttctctgaatGTCTGCATTCCTTTggttttaactttctcttttgcgtttgctttcacttctcttcttttgtcagctatttgtagccatcctcagataaccactttgccttcttgcatttctttttcttggggatggtttgatcactgccttctgtacaatgttacaaacctccgtcattagttcttcaggcaccctgtctaccaggtttaatcccttgaatctatttgtcatctccactgtaaaatcataagggatttggtttagatcatacttgaatggtctagttgttttccctagtttcttca
The nucleotide sequence above comes from Cervus canadensis isolate Bull #8, Minnesota chromosome 29, ASM1932006v1, whole genome shotgun sequence. Encoded proteins:
- the LOC122430722 gene encoding pregnancy-associated glycoprotein 2-like gives rise to the protein MVCSLLYPHILQNSKSPIYEQVPFQRVFKTGLSDIWVPSITCESPACKTHTTFNPQNSSSFRKAGQPVTIFYESGLIQGFLGSDTVRIGNFVSLNQSFGLSVVEFRFDGVPFDGVLGLAFPSISITGAIPIFDNLWSQGAFSEPVFAFYLSKSKPEGSVVMFGGVDHRYYKGELNWVPVSQTRRWQISMNRTTMNGNVVACSRGCQAFVDTGSTLIYGSTEMVTNIHKLMNARPEGSEYVVSCDAVNTLPPVIFNINGIDYPLPPEAYIIKEKNSCLSAFHGGLEAVFSDIWLLGDIFLRQYFSVFDRKNERIGLALAV